The sequence GGTGTCAgcctgtgtgtatctgtgtttaAGCAAGATCAAAGTTGGCCTGCCCCAGATGTTACCTCCACCCTGAAATGACTCTATTCCTCGGTGGCGGTAGTGGGGGGTTTGTCCTGAGGCTCATCGTCCTGTACACACCTCCCACTCTGAAGGGAGCActatgattttttccccctgcctttGGAAGTCAAACCTTCATGTTTTAGTTGCCTGGTTATTTCGTCTCCCGGATCAGAAGCTTTCTGAGGGCGGGGACAGCCCCTCGGAATTGCTCCCACTTAGCACCCAGTATGGTGCTACTAATGATTGAACAAAGGATGGGGTCCTTTCTGCCCTGAGCCAGCTGCTTTACCCAGGTTATCTCACTGAATTGTTGCAGAATGGTGGTGAGACAGGTACGTTGCACTTCACGATCTAGGGCACTGGCCCATGGAGATGGGGTGATTTGCCTGTGATCCCTGTGCAAAGGTGGATTTGGGACAAAGTTAGGATGTGACCCCTGGCCAGAATCCACAGCCCATCCATCTTGACCATCTCTGTTTCCTCTTGGTCAACAATGGGACAAATGACATTTGGGAGGGTGTGTTGATGTTCCTGGCAGATGTGGcatcctctgccccctccccacttgcTGACTGGCGTGTGTCCTTTGCAGATTAAGGAGTCAGAGGGCGTGGTCAACGATGAGCTTCCAAACTGCTGGGAGTGTCCAAAGTGTAACCACGCCGGCAAGACCGGGAAAGTGAGTGCCGGGCTCCAAGTCCCAGGGGTCAGCCTGGGAGGGGTGGACCTTGGCCTTGCCAGATGCAGCCTGTCCCTGCCCTGTCGAACGGTGGGGTGTTGCGGGTTCCCGGAGCGGGGCACGTTCAAAGATATACAGTTCGtttgttccttctctctttttggcCTACAAGCAAAAGCGTGGCCCTGGCTTTAAGTATGCCTCCAACCTgcccggctccctgctcaaggaACAGAAGATGAACCGGGACAATAAGGAAGGACAGGAGCCCGCCAAGAGGCGGAGTGAGTGTGAGGAGGCGCCTCGGCGCAGGTCCGACGAGCACCCCAAGAAGGTGCCCCCGGATGGCATCCTGCGCCGAAAGTCGGACGACGTGCACTTGAGGAGGAAGCGGAAATACGAGAAGCCCCAAGAGCTGAGCGGGCGCAAGCGAGTACGACTTGGAGCGGGCAGTGTGGGTGGCCTTGGCTGGTCCTGGGGGCGGGAGCACGGGCAGAGGCGGGCACGGGCAGCGAGGACCACTCAGGGTCCTGGCCACTGGCTGCCCTGGGCAGGTCACATAAGTCCTGAGAGCCCAGCCCAAGAGAGCCCAGCGAGTCACTCCTCTTCCCACTCCTTTAGGCCTCGACGCTTCAAACGTCCCCCGGTTCCTCCTCTCACCTCTCGCCGAGGCCCCCTCTAGGCAGCAGCCTCAGTCCCTGGTGGAGATCCAGTCTCACTTACTTCCAGCAGCAGGTGCTCCCACGTTGCCCCGCCCTTCTGAGGCCCTGGGGACTCGCGAGTCCCGGGCTgcccccgcctccccacccctccccggccctccaGCCCGTTGCCGCAGCCATTCCAAGGCATCTGTGCGCTgcagctccccaggccccaggcccagatCACCGGCTCGTGGTTCTGGCGTGGAGCCTGGGAAGCTGAAGCTGCCTCGGGGAAGGCCTGTGGATCTGGGAACCTCGGAGGATCCTGGCCGCTCCGCTCCGCCCACCGGCCCTTCCCGCTTCTGCCACGAGGTGGCGCCTGGTGGTCTCCGCTGGGAACCCGCAGGCCCTGCTTCCAGGACTGGCTCCCAGAGCCCAGTCGGACCCCAGTGGGCAAATTCTCATCTCAGGGTCTGCCCGAGGGTGGGAGGTCAGATGGGTGGGAACAGTTCGACCACACTCTTTTCCTTCCAACTTCTCTCTTAAAAGCCGCAGTCAGAGCCCACCGTCTTCTAGTACAGGGGAGATGGGATTCATGGGAAAGGTGATCCTCCATCCCCTACTCTAGAGACTGTGGATTCGTGGTGGGGTTGAGGATAGAGGGGACCAAATCCTGTGAACCCTGGGAACAAGCTCTGCATGCTTTTTTTCCTGTGACAGCTAAAACCTGGCAAAGAAGATAAGCTTTTCAGGAAAAAGGTACCGTCTTTCATTctcctgtctgcccctccccccatgcctgTTCCTGGGTTCCAGGGTGGAGGGGCATGGGTGGGTGCAGCCCTGAGCCTAGGGGCTTAGCTGCCCtcactccccctcctccctcagcgGCGGTCCTGGAAGAACGCCGAGGACCGGATGGCTCTGGCCAATAAGCCTCTCCGGCGCTTCAAGCAGGAGCCGGAGGATGACCTGCCCGAGGCACCCCCCAAGGCCCGGGAGAGCGACCACTCGCGTTCCAGCTCCCCCACAGCTGGGCCCAGCACAGAGGGGGCAGAGGGCCCCgaggagaagaaaaaggtaaagaTACGTAGGAAAAGGCGGCTTCCCACCAAggagctgagcaaggagctgagcaaggagctgaaCCAAGAGATCCAGAAGACAGAGAACAGCCTGGCCAACGAGAACCACCAGCCCATCAAGTCAGAGCCCGAGAGTGAGAGCGAAGAGCCCAAgcggcctctgggcctctgcgaGCGCCCCCACCGCTTCAGCAAGGGGCTCACCGGCACCCCCCGGGAGCTGCGGCACCAGCTGGGGCCTGGCTTGCGCAGCCCACCCCGTGTCATCTCCCGGCCCCCTCCCTCCGTGTCCCCACCCAAGTGCATCCAGATGGAGCGACACGTGATTCGGCCACCCCCCATCAGCCCCCCGCCTGACTCGCTGCCCCTGGATGATGGGGCGGCCCACGTCATGCACAGGGAGGTGTGGATGGCCGTCTTCAGCTACCTCAGCCACCAAGACTTGTGTGTCTGCATGCGGGTCTGCAGGACCTGGAACCGCTGGTGAGGGGCACTGGCTCAGCTTGGATGGGGGAGGCAGCGAGGGACTGGCCTGGTGTCGGGTTCCAGGCTAAGGCTTAGACTAGACCAGGAATGGCACGTGTGTGGTATGTGTCCCCACTTCAGTCACTCATGAtgacctttctttcctttgaagcTCAGTCCCGCTTAACACTTCTTCTCATAGAGTTCCAGGTGGCTACAGCAATCTGGTCACACTGGTCTTGTCAGAAGTGAACCCTGTTTGATGGCCTGATTCGGCCCTTGGAAGATGAGCTCTAAGGACCAGGTGGATTCCTTGTCCTTACAGAAGTGGCCAGGTTTTAAAAGCAAGGGTTCTGGTTACTGAGCTTACCTTCAGCTGTGATATTATTTCCTAGCTTTCTGGCTTCTGCCAGGTTATTGCCTCTATAAAAGGGCAAGACATGATGTCTGCCTGGGACGTCGTTGTGAGAAGTGGCGTGTAGGGGGTGTAGTAAAGCCCCTGTAAATACTTAATGGAGAGCAGGTGCTGGCATCTTCCGTGGGCGCCTGCAGCAGAGCAAAGGTGCCCAGGTGTGGGCAGGATAAGAGTTGAGCAGAGAAGGATCGAGGGTGGAGTCGGGGAGGAGTTGCCACAGCCATGCAGGGGGATCCTTGCATGAGCCCCACGTCTGACGACGCCCCTTGTGTTGGGCCTGGCCCACAGGTGCTGCGATAAGCGGTTATGGACCTGCATCGATCTGAACCACTGCAAGTCCATCACACCCTTGATGCTGAGCGGCATCATCCGGCGGCAGCCAGTCTCCCTGGACCTCAGCTGGACCAATATCTCCAAGAAACAGCTGAGCTGGCTCATCAACCGGTTGCCTGGTGAGCACTAGGCCAGGGACCCCGGAGGTGCAGTGGTGGGAGCCAGAAAGCATCTCCTGACCTGCCACCCTCCCCCGTCCCCCAGGGCTTCGAGACTTGGTGCTGTCGGGCTGCTCGTGGATTGCAGTCTCAGCTCTCTGTAGCTCTAGCTGTCCGTTACTCCGGACCCTGGATGTCCAGTGGGTAGAAGGACTAAAGGACGCCCAGATGCGGGATCTCCTGTCCCCACCCACAGATAACAGGCCAGGTGAGTGGCCAGGCCCAGGGCGTGCCCCAGGGGGGTCAACATGGAGCTGTGTGACTGGGCCATGCCATTGGACCTGGTTTTCCCCACAGGCCCTATCCGGTGCATGTGTTCGCAAGCCTTCTCTGGTCTTAGCCCTTTTCCAGAGGATGTGGAGACTATCTCAGCTGATGTGTTCTTGGTCACCTTCAGGCTTAGAAGGGATGCATGAAAGCAGAGGCTTCTTTGCATACCCAGCAGTCTTCTGTGGGGTCTTTGCATGTGCCTGATGCTTCTCTGTTCATTTGTCCTTCATTGGCTTCAAGCCTCCATAAACATGGAGAGCAGGCAGTTGTAGCTGGGCAtgggctcccaagagggagcCTTCCTTCCGATGGTTGGGGGGGTCCTTGCTCACTGCCTGTAGCTTACATGGTGATCCAGAGGTGCTGTGCTGTCTCTGTTCCAACTGGCTGAGTACTGCTGGATAGAATGTGGGCTGTGTTTCTAAATGTTCAGATTTTTCCAGAATCCAGAAGTGTGAGATTTGATGTGAAATCTTTGGATGTTTAAATGTATGAACTTATTTGGGGGAAACACTCAGTGGTCAAAGAAACTCCTGTGTGATATGTGTAGCTGGTGAGTGTGACCAGATCTCTTCGGTCAGGCCAACATGCCACCTCTCTTCCTCCTGTCCTCTTAGGTCAGATGGACAATCGGAGCAAGCTCCGGAACATTGTGGAGCTTCGTCTAGCAGGCCTGGACATCACGGACGCCTCCCTGCGGCTCATCATACGCCACATGCCCCTGCTCTCCAAGCTCCACCTTAGTTACTGTAATCATGTTACTGACCAGTCCATCAACCTGCTCACCGCTGTGGGCACCACCACCCGAGACTCCTTAACTGAAATCAACCTATCAGGTCAGTCAGGGGCACCCACCCGGGGTGTACCCAGCAGAGTCTGCCAGGGACCCCAGGGGACATTTGTGGGAAAATGATCTGTGTGCCTGCTATTGGGGCAGGTGTGCACCCATAAACAAGACAGACACCCGGCCTAGGCTAAAGGAGAAACAGTAAACACAGCAGTTGCTGGATCGGTAAGAATAGCTGTCCCCAAATGGTGTTGGTAGCAGCAAGAGCACAGAGCTCTTGAGGGTCCCAGCTCAAGTCTCCCCTCGTGGGCTTGTCTGACGCTGGAGTTGCCCTGTGAGGGGCCCAGATGGGCCTGAGTGTTGTGGTGACTGTTCCCTGCAAGCAACCCTGTATGTGCTGAGCAGTCCTGGCACATCCTCCTCCTGCAGTGCCATCCACGACATGCTTCCCCGGGTGGAAACtgcttttgcatttgcttttccaTGGTCATCCTTTCGTCTTCGTACGTAGAGATCTCTGCAGTCCTGTTAAGACCTCTGCCGTACAGGAAGGCAAACCTCTATAACCCAGTCTCTTTTATTGAtctcttttctaaaagttttcCCTTGCCATCAGTATAACTAGTTAATGTAAAAATAAGTCTGTGGCACAAAATAGGCGACAGTTGACATGCTTCAGGATCCATGAACTTGAAGGATCTGGTCTAGTGACAAAATGAAGTCACAATTGTCTAGCTCTTGTTATTCAGGCTGAATTTTACCATAGAATATTTATTTGGTGCTCAAGGCACCCTTCTCTTCCCCCAATTCTCACCAACACCCCCCACACAACCACCTTAAAATCTTCTGGTGTCGCCTCTGTACTTCCACACAGCAAGCCTCTGTtgctatttcttgattttctttttccacttggGCATTCTGTATTTATTAGCTTGCTGTGGACTAGAGGATTACTACTCTTACGTCTTCTCCCcccagttgtttttttgttttgtttttgtttttaagattttatttacttgacagcacaagcaggggctgtggcaggcagagggagaagctgagcagggagcccaatgcagagctcaatcccaggaccctgacataaaggcagacaaccaactgagccccccaggcacccctcccccctTATCTTTTCAATTCATAGTTAAGTCTACTGTCCACTGTTGAGCTAAATAAATAGTGTATTATATTTCCCTTATtgcacacctttttttttttttcctggaattaatAATAATTGCCTCTTTTTTGTTTAGTCTCTAAGGAGATTCTGCAACAGACTTGAATTACTGTTCTATCCCCACACAAACCCCTCTGGCCTGACAAGTTTTTGTAGGAGCCCTCCATTCTGGCCAGCCTTCCTCCCAGTTTCCACTATCATCGGAGAAATCTTCTTGGTGTGTGTCTTGTGTAGGGTCCCCACTGTCCTTGATCTCACATTCTTTTCTTGCCTCTGATTTCACAGAGGACATTTAGACTTTGTccaaaaacttttcttttccctcGCATTTAATTGAGAGCTTAACTGGCTCTGGGAACCATGTTGTTTCAGAAAGTGGGAGGTgttgctcctttttctttgccttctagTCCAATCGGAACCATTTGATTCTTCATctttcagtgaatattttctcTAATCAGAAGTTTGTTAggacattttctttgtttctagttttctctcatttttgatGAGCCTTggtttgaatcttttttttccaccCACATTCATATGAGCCCTTTCAGTCTAGAAACAAATGTcctgggggatccttgggtggctcagcagtttggcacctgccttcggcctggggtgtggttctggggtcccaggattgagtcccacattggctccctgcgtggggactgcttctccctctgtgtttctgcctcttgctctgagtctctcatgaataaataaaataaaaataaaatcttaaaaaagaaaaagaaacaaatgtccTTTAGCT is a genomic window of Vulpes vulpes isolate BD-2025 chromosome 10, VulVul3, whole genome shotgun sequence containing:
- the KDM2B gene encoding lysine-specific demethylase 2B isoform X12 codes for the protein MSVKGCFTDFHIDFGGTSVWYHVFRGGKIFWLIPPTLHNLALYEEWVLSGKQSDIFLGDRVERCQRIELKQGYTFFIPSGWIHAVYTPVDSLVFGGNILHSFNVPMQLRIYEIEDRTRVQPKFRYPFYYEMCWYVLERYVYCVTQRSYLTQEYQRESMLIDAPRKPSIDGFSSDSWLEMEEESCEQQPQEEEKEEEEEEEEEEEGADKVPKPPADGPPSPTSTPSEDQEAPGKKPKAPAMRFLQRTLSNESEESVKSTTVPTDYPKTPTGSPATGVSAKWTHLTEFELKGLKALVEKLESLPENKKCVPEGIEDPQALLEGVKNVLKEHADDDPSLAITGVPVVTWPKKTPKNRAVGRPKGKLGPASAVKLAANRTTAGARRRRTRCRKCEACLRTECGECHFCKDMKKFGGPGRMKQSCIMRQCIAPVLPHTAVCLVCGEAGKEDTVEEEEGKFNLMLMECSICNEIIHPGCLKIKESEGVVNDELPNCWECPKCNHAGKTGKQKRGPGFKYASNLPGSLLKEQKMNRDNKEGQEPAKRRSECEEAPRRRSDEHPKKVPPDGILRRKSDDVHLRRKRKYEKPQELSGRKRLKPGKEDKLFRKKRRSWKNAEDRMALANKPLRRFKQEPEDDLPEAPPKARESDHSRSSSPTAGPSTEGAEGPEEKKKVKIRRKRRLPTKELSKELSKELNQEIQKTENSLANENHQPIKSEPESESEEPKRPLGLCERPHRFSKGLTGTPRELRHQLGPGLRSPPRVISRPPPSVSPPKCIQMERHVIRPPPISPPPDSLPLDDGAAHVMHREVWMAVFSYLSHQDLCVCMRVCRTWNRWCCDKRLWTCIDLNHCKSITPLMLSGIIRRQPVSLDLSWTNISKKQLSWLINRLPGLRDLVLSGCSWIAVSALCSSSCPLLRTLDVQWVEGLKDAQMRDLLSPPTDNRPGQMDNRSKLRNIVELRLAGLDITDASLRLIIRHMPLLSKLHLSYCNHVTDQSINLLTAVGTTTRDSLTEINLSDCNKVTDQCLSFFKRCGNICHIDLRYCKQVTKEGCEQFIAEMSVSVQFGQVEEKLLQKLS
- the KDM2B gene encoding lysine-specific demethylase 2B isoform X11, which translates into the protein MSVKGCFTDFHIDFGGTSVWYHVFRGGKIFWLIPPTLHNLALYEEWVLSGKQSDIFLGDRVERCQRIELKQGYTFFIPSGWIHAVYTPVDSLVFGGNILHSFNVPMQLRIYEIEDRTRVQPKFRYPFYYEMCWYVLERYVYCVTQRSYLTQEYQRESMLIDAPRKPSIDGFSSDSWLEMEEESCEQQPQEEEKEEEEEEEEEEEGADKVPKPPADGPPSPTSTPSEDQEAPGKKPKAPAMRFLQRTLSNESEESVKSTTVPTDYPKTPTGSPATGVSAKWTHLTEFELKGLKALVEKLESLPENKKCVPEGIEDPQALLEGVKNVLKEHADDDPSLAITGVPVVTWPKKTPKNRAVGRPKGKLGPASAVKLAANRTTAGARRRRTRCRKCEACLRTECGECHFCKDMKKFGGPGRMKQSCIMRQCIAPVLPHTAVCLVCGEAGKEDTVEEEEGKFNLMLMECSICNEIIHPGCLKIKESEGVVNDELPNCWECPKCNHAGKTGKQKRGPGFKYASNLPGSLLKEQKMNRDNKEGQEPAKRRSECEEAPRRRSDEHPKKVPPDGILRRKSDDVHLRRKRKYEKPQELSGRKRASTLQTSPGSSSHLSPRPPLGSSLSPWWRSSLTYFQQQLKPGKEDKLFRKKRRSWKNAEDRMALANKPLRRFKQEPEDDLPEAPPKARESDHSRSSSPTAGPSTEGAEGPEEKKKVKIRRKRRLPTKELSKELSKELNQEIQKTENSLANENHQPIKSEPESESEEPKRPLGLCERPHRFSKGLTGTPRELRHQLGPGLRSPPRVISRPPPSVSPPKCIQMERHVIRPPPISPPPDSLPLDDGAAHVMHREVWMAVFSYLSHQDLCVCMRVCRTWNRWCCDKRLWTCIDLNHCKSITPLMLSGIIRRQPVSLDLSWTNISKKQLSWLINRLPGLRDLVLSGCSWIAVSALCSSSCPLLRTLDVQWVEGLKDAQMRDLLSPPTDNRPGQMDNRSKLRNIVELRLAGLDITDASLRLIIRHMPLLSKLHLSYCNHVTDQSINLLTAVGTTTRDSLTEINLSDCNKVTDQCLSFFKRCGNICHIDLRYCKQVTKEGCEQFIAEMSVSVQFGQVEEKLLQKLS